One window of the Pyrinomonadaceae bacterium genome contains the following:
- a CDS encoding PEP-CTERM sorting domain-containing protein, which produces MRTLTTAAKAFGLVVALFTILTVGAGSARADEVFIAGFTNGCFGAGCTPGASASIPGGTYSNATFSGTTVNGFRGLGGNPNPGANVNNLGSLTLSTAPNTFNTLFTMQVTFTAPQGINGSSTTNFIATITGAVRAADDGGIFVDFNNTPQLFTFADTNCGATTVPGQQTTCGNGSFSFSVNDLALDPGQTASLTGQITAAQQSAVPEPATLFLLGTGVLGTAGAVRRRKRLARALKEEGKSLEV; this is translated from the coding sequence ATGAGGACTTTAACAACGGCGGCCAAAGCTTTTGGCTTGGTCGTCGCTCTTTTCACGATTCTGACGGTGGGAGCAGGATCGGCCCGCGCCGATGAGGTATTCATCGCCGGCTTCACTAACGGCTGTTTCGGGGCCGGTTGCACACCCGGCGCGTCCGCTTCGATTCCCGGCGGGACCTATAGCAATGCTACGTTTTCCGGGACGACCGTCAATGGCTTTCGCGGGCTCGGCGGCAACCCGAATCCCGGCGCCAACGTAAACAACCTGGGTTCACTCACTCTAAGCACTGCGCCGAATACTTTTAACACCCTCTTCACGATGCAAGTGACCTTTACTGCCCCTCAGGGGATAAACGGCAGCAGCACGACGAACTTTATCGCGACGATCACGGGCGCAGTCAGAGCTGCCGACGACGGCGGTATTTTTGTGGATTTCAATAACACGCCGCAGCTCTTTACGTTTGCCGACACGAACTGCGGGGCGACGACCGTTCCCGGTCAACAGACGACCTGCGGAAATGGCAGTTTTTCGTTCTCGGTCAATGACCTGGCGCTTGATCCGGGCCAGACCGCTTCGTTGACTGGGCAAATTACGGCCGCGCAACAGTCAGCCGTGCCGGAGCCTGCCACGCTTTTCCTGCTCGGGACTGGAGTGTTGGGAACGGCTGGGGCAGTCCGCCGGCGGAAACGTTTGGCGCGTGCGCTGAAAGAAGAGGGTAAGTCCCTCGAAGTCTGA
- the lgt gene encoding prolipoprotein diacylglyceryl transferase, translating to MHPILFRIGNFPVNAYGVFLALAFLSAIFVTVKLAVRDGLPKDKIYDLCLWLLLSSLVGSKLLMLLTEPEYRQNPLLLFSLDFLRSGGVFYGGLLGAIIAGYLLMRRGKLPWWKTADACAPGIALGSVLGRLGCFFAGCCWGKPTTLPWGVSFPPEGHEITGVPIGVHLHPTQLYESLVMLVVFGFLLWLHKRKKFSGQVILAYAILYATVRFLIEFVRDDPRGDILGLTTLTGLSTSQIIGLVVGIGALILFVTRWRRASESRALNEAGEPTRARA from the coding sequence ATGCATCCAATTCTTTTCCGGATCGGTAACTTTCCCGTCAACGCGTATGGCGTGTTTCTCGCGCTGGCATTTCTTTCCGCGATCTTTGTGACCGTTAAGCTGGCGGTGCGCGATGGATTGCCGAAAGATAAGATCTACGATCTTTGTTTGTGGCTGCTGCTGTCTTCTCTCGTTGGGTCAAAACTCCTGATGCTCCTGACTGAGCCTGAGTACCGGCAAAATCCGCTGCTGCTTTTCTCGCTCGATTTCCTGCGCTCAGGCGGAGTTTTCTATGGCGGCCTGTTGGGGGCGATCATCGCCGGCTACTTGCTGATGCGTCGTGGAAAGCTGCCGTGGTGGAAGACCGCCGACGCGTGCGCGCCGGGCATCGCGCTGGGAAGTGTGCTGGGGCGGCTCGGGTGTTTTTTCGCCGGCTGTTGCTGGGGCAAACCGACGACTTTGCCGTGGGGCGTTAGCTTCCCCCCAGAAGGGCATGAAATCACTGGCGTCCCCATCGGGGTGCATCTTCATCCGACGCAGCTCTACGAATCGCTTGTGATGCTGGTCGTTTTCGGTTTTCTCTTGTGGCTGCACAAGCGGAAAAAGTTTAGCGGCCAGGTGATTCTCGCTTACGCGATCCTTTATGCAACGGTGCGATTCCTGATTGAGTTTGTCCGCGACGATCCGCGTGGCGACATTCTCGGGCTGACGACGCTGACGGGACTTTCAACTTCACAAATCATTGGGCTCGTGGTGGGAATTGGCGCGTTAATTCTGTTTGTAACGCGCTGGCGACGAGCGAGCGAATCACGGGCTCTGAACGAAGCGGGAGAGCCAACCCGTGCCCGAGCCTGA
- the lspA gene encoding signal peptidase II, whose protein sequence is MKSRIPWRIGYLVASLGIYLLDQSSKAWAVRRLRVQDVTVISGFLDFTYAENPGIAFGQLQEGGAFGRWFFAVLAAAAAVAVLFYFFRTPRNDDRVLGACALLLAGILGNLTDRVRLGYVIDFILVHAGQYHWPTFNVADASITCGALLLAYDMIFAHRKEQRSRLAKEGAASES, encoded by the coding sequence TTGAAATCCCGCATTCCATGGCGTATCGGTTACCTGGTCGCGTCGCTCGGCATTTATCTACTCGACCAGTCGAGCAAAGCCTGGGCTGTGCGGCGCCTGCGTGTCCAGGATGTCACCGTTATCAGCGGCTTTCTCGATTTCACTTACGCTGAGAATCCGGGCATAGCATTCGGCCAGTTGCAGGAAGGCGGCGCGTTTGGGCGCTGGTTCTTTGCGGTGTTGGCCGCGGCGGCCGCGGTGGCTGTCTTGTTTTACTTCTTTCGCACGCCGCGCAATGACGATCGGGTTCTGGGCGCCTGCGCGCTGTTGTTGGCCGGCATTCTTGGAAATCTAACTGACCGCGTGCGGCTCGGTTACGTAATCGACTTCATTCTGGTGCATGCTGGTCAATACCATTGGCCCACGTTCAATGTCGCCGATGCGAGCATTACTTGTGGAGCACTGCTTTTGGCCTACGACATGATCTTCGCACATCGCAAAGAGCAAAGGTCCCGCTTAGCAAAAGAGGGTGCGGCTTCAGAGTCATGA
- the ileS gene encoding isoleucine--tRNA ligase, translating into MATDEATLDLKKTVNLPKTSFGQKANLPQTEPARLKKWADMKLYEQIREARSGSEKFILHDGPPYANADIHLGTAMNKILKDFIVKSRTMLGYDAPYVPGYDCHGLPIELHVERKLGEKKKDMPPLSIRRACREFAANALKRQTKDFQRLGILGEWENPYSTMSDHYEAETARLFARFVERGFVYKGARPVYWCIHDQTALAEAEVEYDQHSSPSVYVKFPLKSDPAQIDPALAGRKVFALIWTTTPWTLPANLGIAVHPDFDYVAVESGNEVYLVAAELLDVVAKRCNLAEPKVLARFPGSKLDRLEAKHPWIDRPSLFMVGEHVTMGGEADAETELDVSEARDKSATTKAGTGLVHTAPGHGHDDFVIGKKYGLEIYCPVDNAGRFASEVEHFAGLTVFEANPKIVDFMREQGVLLFSENYDHRYPHCWRCKHPVIFRATPQWFISMDEGGGSPSPQAERGADHLPAPNENSLRVMALRDVDERVRWIPAWGRERMRNMLKGRPDWCVSRQRVWGVPIPAFYCAKCQHVVAEAGVIRHVADIFEKETADAWYKREAAELLPEAFKCEECGATEFTKETDILDVWFDSGSSSVAVLEGRENLRWPANVYIEGGDQFRGWFNSSLMVGLAVHDRAPYDEVICHGWTLDAQGKAMHKSLGNAVSPDEVIPKLGAETLRLWCVSSNYMEDMRCSDEILQRVTDGYRKLRNTARFALGNLAGFEPARDSVAERAMLEIDRWALAELDSAIVDVRDAYRDYDFHGVYQRLHQFSTVTLSARYFDIIKDRLYTFGPRNAARRSAQTALYRIADALARMLATILVFTADEIWENLPADEHEPRAESVHLALLPAASEADNAELLTSWAHLFGYRDAVLGKLEDARIAKLIGSSLEARVEISAGANAYDNLKRHADDLRYLFIVSEVQLLEANVEMDADAIDVTVARAHGEKCERCWNYSTRVGEASKYPTVCERCVTALQEIELN; encoded by the coding sequence ATGGCCACTGACGAAGCCACACTCGACCTAAAAAAGACTGTCAATCTGCCGAAAACCAGTTTTGGGCAGAAGGCCAATCTGCCGCAGACCGAACCCGCTCGTTTGAAGAAATGGGCGGACATGAAGCTGTACGAGCAAATCCGCGAAGCTCGTTCGGGCTCCGAAAAGTTCATCCTGCACGACGGGCCGCCTTACGCGAACGCGGACATCCATCTCGGCACGGCGATGAACAAGATTCTGAAAGATTTCATCGTCAAATCGCGCACGATGCTGGGTTACGACGCGCCGTACGTGCCGGGATATGACTGTCACGGCCTCCCGATTGAATTGCACGTTGAGCGGAAGCTTGGCGAGAAGAAGAAGGACATGCCGCCGCTGAGCATCCGGCGCGCGTGTCGTGAGTTTGCGGCGAATGCGCTGAAGCGTCAGACGAAAGATTTTCAGCGGCTCGGGATTCTGGGCGAGTGGGAAAACCCCTACAGCACGATGTCCGATCATTATGAAGCCGAGACGGCGCGGCTGTTCGCGCGCTTCGTTGAGCGCGGCTTCGTCTACAAAGGTGCGCGACCCGTCTACTGGTGTATTCACGATCAGACGGCGCTCGCCGAAGCTGAAGTCGAATACGATCAGCACAGCAGTCCATCGGTTTATGTGAAGTTCCCGCTGAAAAGCGATCCCGCGCAGATCGATCCGGCGCTCGCCGGCCGCAAAGTGTTTGCGCTGATCTGGACGACCACGCCCTGGACTTTGCCTGCCAACCTCGGTATCGCCGTGCATCCGGATTTTGATTACGTCGCGGTTGAAAGTGGCAATGAAGTTTATCTGGTGGCGGCTGAATTACTGGACGTGGTTGCGAAACGGTGCAACCTCGCGGAGCCGAAAGTGCTGGCCCGCTTTCCCGGATCAAAACTAGATCGGCTGGAAGCGAAGCACCCCTGGATCGATCGCCCATCGCTTTTCATGGTTGGTGAGCACGTGACGATGGGTGGCGAAGCTGACGCGGAAACCGAGCTCGACGTCAGCGAAGCGCGCGATAAGTCGGCGACAACGAAAGCCGGAACCGGACTCGTGCATACTGCGCCCGGACACGGTCACGACGACTTTGTAATCGGGAAAAAGTACGGGCTTGAAATTTACTGTCCCGTCGATAATGCCGGCCGTTTTGCTTCCGAGGTCGAACACTTCGCCGGCCTGACAGTGTTCGAAGCGAATCCAAAGATCGTTGATTTCATGCGCGAACAGGGCGTGCTTCTGTTCAGCGAAAATTACGATCATCGTTATCCGCACTGCTGGCGCTGCAAGCACCCGGTCATCTTTCGCGCCACGCCGCAGTGGTTTATTTCAATGGACGAAGGCGGGGGTTCTCCCTCGCCGCAGGCGGAGAGGGGCGCCGATCATTTACCGGCGCCAAACGAAAACTCACTCCGCGTGATGGCTTTGCGCGATGTGGATGAACGAGTGAGATGGATTCCGGCGTGGGGCCGCGAGCGCATGCGCAACATGCTCAAAGGCCGGCCGGACTGGTGCGTTTCGCGGCAGCGTGTTTGGGGTGTGCCGATTCCCGCGTTCTACTGCGCCAAGTGCCAGCACGTCGTCGCCGAAGCAGGTGTCATCCGGCACGTCGCCGACATCTTCGAAAAAGAGACCGCCGATGCCTGGTACAAACGCGAAGCTGCCGAATTACTTCCGGAAGCCTTCAAATGTGAGGAGTGCGGCGCGACTGAGTTCACGAAAGAGACGGACATCCTCGATGTCTGGTTCGACAGCGGCTCATCTTCCGTCGCGGTTTTGGAAGGTCGTGAAAATCTCCGGTGGCCGGCCAATGTTTACATCGAGGGCGGCGACCAGTTTCGCGGCTGGTTCAACTCGTCCCTGATGGTGGGACTCGCCGTTCACGATCGCGCTCCTTATGACGAAGTGATCTGTCATGGCTGGACACTCGATGCGCAGGGCAAAGCGATGCACAAGTCGCTGGGCAATGCAGTCTCGCCGGACGAAGTCATTCCAAAACTTGGCGCAGAGACGCTGCGACTGTGGTGCGTGTCGTCCAATTACATGGAAGACATGCGCTGCTCAGATGAAATACTGCAGCGCGTCACCGACGGTTATCGCAAGCTGCGCAACACGGCGCGCTTTGCGCTCGGCAATCTCGCCGGTTTTGAGCCGGCACGCGACAGTGTCGCTGAGCGCGCAATGCTCGAAATCGATCGCTGGGCCCTGGCTGAGCTGGATTCAGCAATCGTCGATGTGCGCGATGCCTACCGCGACTACGATTTCCACGGGGTCTATCAAAGGCTGCATCAGTTCTCGACCGTGACTTTGTCGGCGCGCTATTTCGACATCATCAAGGATCGTCTGTACACGTTCGGCCCGCGCAATGCGGCCAGGCGATCTGCGCAGACGGCGCTTTATAGAATCGCGGATGCGCTAGCGCGGATGCTGGCGACAATCCTGGTTTTCACGGCTGATGAGATTTGGGAGAACTTGCCCGCGGATGAGCATGAGCCGCGCGCGGAGTCCGTGCATCTCGCGCTGCTGCCCGCCGCGAGCGAAGCAGACAACGCAGAATTGTTGACCTCGTGGGCGCACTTGTTCGGCTATCGCGATGCGGTGCTCGGCAAATTGGAAGATGCGCGCATCGCCAAACTGATCGGCAGCTCGCTCGAAGCGCGCGTGGAAATCTCGGCTGGCGCAAATGCGTATGACAACCTGAAGCGGCACGCAGACGATCTGCGCTATCTCTTCATCGTTTCTGAAGTCCAGTTGTTAGAGGCAAATGTAGAGATGGACGCGGACGCGATCGACGTCACCGTCGCGCGTGCGCATGGCGAAAAGTGCGAGCGGTGCTGGAACTACTCGACGCGGGTGGGCGAGGCTTCAAAGTATCCGACCGTGTGCGAGCGGTGCGTGACGGCGCTGCAGGAGATTGAACTGAATTGA
- a CDS encoding YtxH domain-containing protein, translating to MGNDRDYGDGISTRLTYFLVGAGIGAVLALLFAPKSGEELRSDIADATRKGIDKSKEAAQQLGTKATEMYDSARETAGEYYEATRERATDLYDTASAKAGEVVAKTKETVSSQAGSLAAAVEAGKKAYVEEKRKTELSGRTEAAPTYTPEKSM from the coding sequence ATGGGTAACGATCGTGACTATGGGGACGGAATTTCGACCCGATTAACGTATTTCCTGGTGGGGGCGGGCATCGGAGCCGTGCTGGCGCTGTTGTTTGCACCGAAGTCAGGTGAAGAGCTGCGCAGCGACATCGCTGACGCCACACGTAAAGGCATCGACAAATCGAAAGAGGCCGCGCAACAACTGGGCACCAAGGCGACTGAGATGTACGACTCTGCGCGCGAAACCGCCGGTGAGTACTACGAAGCGACACGCGAACGCGCTACTGACTTGTATGACACGGCATCGGCAAAGGCCGGCGAAGTCGTAGCCAAAACGAAGGAGACCGTGTCGTCGCAGGCTGGTTCACTGGCGGCCGCCGTTGAAGCCGGAAAGAAAGCGTACGTCGAAGAGAAGCGCAAGACGGAACTCTCCGGCCGCACGGAAGCCGCGCCGACCTACACGCCTGAGAAGTCGATGTAA
- a CDS encoding DUF4112 domain-containing protein, whose translation MTTQAQLEPVSSHRQVLRPTTIQVERELEVFSQFMDNQFRVPVLGWRFGLNAILDLVPGIGDVATSIIALYLLVSAVRYRVPKVTLLRMALNIAIYFIGGLVPLAGDLFAIWWKPNMRNLNLLRARATVSGTDLRQGRVTDWLFVGGVVAFLLTLLFGSIILVATVIVFISSRLQFM comes from the coding sequence ATGACTACTCAAGCGCAATTGGAACCGGTGTCTTCGCATCGTCAGGTTCTTCGTCCGACAACGATTCAAGTCGAACGTGAGCTGGAAGTCTTCAGCCAGTTCATGGACAACCAGTTTCGTGTGCCCGTACTGGGTTGGCGCTTTGGCTTGAATGCGATCCTCGATCTGGTCCCGGGCATTGGTGATGTGGCGACTTCGATCATCGCGCTTTATCTTTTGGTTTCCGCGGTCCGTTATCGAGTGCCTAAGGTCACGCTACTGCGGATGGCGCTTAACATTGCGATCTATTTCATTGGCGGTCTTGTGCCCCTGGCCGGCGACCTCTTCGCCATTTGGTGGAAGCCGAACATGCGCAATCTGAATTTGCTGCGCGCCCGCGCGACGGTTTCGGGTACGGATTTGCGGCAGGGTCGCGTCACCGACTGGCTATTTGTGGGCGGGGTCGTGGCTTTTCTTCTGACGTTGTTATTCGGCTCAATCATTCTCGTCGCGACGGTCATCGTGTTCATCAGTTCGCGCTTACAATTCATGTAA
- a CDS encoding M1 family aminopeptidase, which translates to MAQTEASNERHRYDIQLTLDFDKRTYTGTERVRFVNRGTRATSTLYFHLYSNLRVPGYLPPKKTASGDAISDEPRLEVLEVRTANTNAPIPFTLEDQDTTLRISLRELIAPQAATEVVITFKGSVPEIDPEETGLVAHVMQQVSAAIGSAREMRRARAINFRCRGVLLLGSWYPVLAARAGDDWLRRMEPSIGDSVVTDVADYQVTIDGPHGVSVFTPVEASNVTSKEGRTVATFSAESLRDFVVVAGSNMRAERRVISGITIRSIYRNEHETAARRALTIAADAANVYVRRIGPLPLRTISLVDAPLVATLSNAEFSGFAAIASAFYLDFDSPAVSSMPDIIREQRASVEESLEWTVAHVVAHQWWGTSVGNDPSREPVLDEALANWSALLYYREVHGEKKAEVALEEQLRGVYKLYRTFGGEDMEANRAAREYRNSFQYAAIVIGKGALMFEALRKMIGDEKFFAALAKYYAANRFEVAQMDDLRGAVVGEASVEQRRTVSRTFDRWLASKNGDEDIAPPDPKLAAELGLPVKDPKTGGNVFSRVGRFFWQQMTRIR; encoded by the coding sequence GTGGCACAAACCGAAGCTTCGAACGAGCGCCACCGTTACGACATTCAACTGACGCTCGATTTCGACAAACGCACCTACACTGGAACGGAACGTGTACGCTTCGTCAATCGAGGGACACGCGCAACCTCGACCCTGTACTTTCACCTGTATTCGAATCTGCGGGTGCCCGGCTACTTGCCGCCGAAAAAAACAGCGAGTGGTGACGCAATTTCCGACGAACCTCGGCTCGAAGTCCTGGAAGTACGCACCGCGAACACAAACGCGCCCATCCCCTTCACCCTCGAGGATCAGGACACAACTTTGCGGATCAGCCTCCGCGAGTTGATCGCGCCTCAAGCAGCCACCGAGGTCGTGATTACTTTCAAAGGCTCGGTGCCGGAGATCGACCCGGAAGAGACTGGTCTGGTGGCGCATGTCATGCAACAGGTCAGCGCCGCGATCGGGAGCGCGCGCGAGATGCGACGCGCACGCGCGATCAATTTTCGTTGTCGGGGCGTGCTGTTACTCGGCAGTTGGTATCCGGTCCTCGCGGCTCGCGCCGGCGACGACTGGCTGCGTCGGATGGAACCGAGCATCGGCGACTCAGTGGTCACCGACGTCGCTGATTATCAAGTGACCATCGATGGTCCCCACGGCGTTTCGGTCTTCACCCCGGTCGAGGCGTCCAACGTTACCAGCAAGGAGGGACGAACAGTCGCGACGTTTTCCGCCGAGAGCCTGCGCGACTTTGTCGTCGTCGCGGGCAGCAACATGCGCGCGGAGCGGCGCGTCATCAGCGGCATCACGATTCGTTCGATCTATCGCAACGAGCATGAAACGGCCGCGCGGCGGGCTTTAACCATCGCGGCCGACGCGGCCAATGTTTATGTCCGGCGCATCGGCCCGCTGCCGCTGCGGACGATTAGCCTGGTTGACGCGCCGCTGGTAGCCACGCTCAGCAACGCGGAGTTCTCTGGCTTCGCCGCAATCGCCAGCGCTTTTTACCTGGATTTTGATTCGCCGGCCGTCAGCAGCATGCCGGATATCATTCGAGAACAGCGGGCCTCAGTTGAAGAGAGTCTGGAATGGACAGTCGCGCATGTCGTTGCTCATCAATGGTGGGGAACATCCGTCGGCAACGATCCAAGCCGCGAGCCGGTGCTCGATGAAGCGCTGGCCAACTGGTCGGCTCTGCTTTACTACCGCGAAGTGCACGGCGAAAAGAAAGCTGAAGTCGCTCTGGAGGAACAACTGCGCGGCGTTTACAAGCTCTATCGCACTTTCGGCGGCGAAGACATGGAGGCGAATCGCGCGGCGCGCGAGTACCGGAACTCGTTTCAGTACGCAGCCATTGTCATCGGGAAAGGCGCGCTGATGTTTGAAGCACTGCGGAAAATGATTGGCGACGAGAAGTTTTTTGCCGCGTTGGCCAAGTATTACGCCGCAAACCGATTTGAAGTCGCGCAGATGGACGATTTACGCGGCGCCGTCGTGGGAGAGGCTTCGGTCGAACAAAGACGAACCGTGAGCCGTACTTTTGATCGTTGGTTGGCGAGTAAGAATGGCGATGAAGACATTGCGCCTCCGGATCCAAAACTCGCCGCCGAGCTGGGATTGCCGGTGAAAGACCCGAAAACGGGTGGCAACGTATTCTCTCGCGTCGGCAGGTTTTTTTGGCAACAGATGACACGGATTAGGTAA
- a CDS encoding peptidylprolyl isomerase has translation MSHLILRLSFLTVTVLFLAPPLFAQRTRAPREVTAGIDPIILLQIIRAEDTRRWDGDLEKLIAHDDPKIRKRALLAVGRIGNEGAVPLLAERVLTDRDVDVRQMAAFALGEIESGGGAYALTQVLKTDGVQTAPAEVRARAVEALGKIIAAVTSPGAAKPDDDWLDIAKAPIVNTLRFELGRGAQANRLTILLALTAVLRAKPDGAGKLLAQCLDHQDSRIVADALNTLARLRLKDGNDKARELLKHNDPIVRANAARLLGAIEDKQAFDALLDRALHDSDSRVGISALRSLASLKDARAVQPLLERGEYLLKLEKVSGQFAIEPRNELLEIVTVLGRLLPNSNNQTAIDFLKRLRQLTDSNAVEVEVAFARVAPQQYVTELNSARKNTASLASGLSEIATIETGMAIVDIGNKEAARDYIYRALSCPPAQPRRRIAPLRVPPGTLLGGQRCTPVQNISISGFLRAYAAFKPEDLQKTISSRLLHQDVIVRATAAELLGEQPPGEANTRALIDALPVAMRDADNDAALAILGALAKQKNKEANDAIKTALDAKDHLLRRRAASLLKANAVGDFSDRIGTVQTKNTEADYRRAIARIGKKPTATVVTSKGSFTIEFLPEDAPLNVDNFLQLAKRGYFNGQTVPRVVANFVVQAGDPRGDQNGGPGYSIRCEVNEVPYERASVGMALSGKDTGGSQWFVTHSPQPHLDGGYTVFGRVIRGMEVVDRIARGDRIVRVVVNER, from the coding sequence ATGAGCCATCTAATCCTGAGACTGTCTTTTCTGACAGTCACCGTTCTGTTTCTTGCTCCGCCTCTTTTTGCGCAGCGCACGCGCGCACCCCGCGAGGTAACGGCGGGGATTGATCCAATAATTCTGCTGCAAATCATCCGCGCAGAAGATACCCGTCGCTGGGACGGCGACCTCGAGAAACTGATCGCGCACGACGATCCGAAAATCAGAAAGCGCGCGCTATTGGCGGTCGGCCGCATTGGCAACGAAGGCGCCGTGCCGCTGCTTGCCGAAAGAGTATTGACCGATCGCGACGTTGATGTGCGCCAAATGGCAGCATTTGCGCTCGGCGAGATTGAATCGGGTGGCGGGGCGTACGCGCTGACCCAAGTCCTAAAAACTGACGGTGTGCAAACAGCTCCGGCGGAGGTGCGAGCGCGCGCCGTGGAAGCTCTCGGGAAGATTATTGCCGCGGTGACCAGTCCGGGCGCGGCGAAGCCGGACGACGATTGGTTGGACATCGCGAAGGCGCCAATCGTGAATACGTTAAGGTTTGAACTCGGTCGTGGTGCGCAAGCCAATCGATTGACGATATTGTTGGCGCTGACTGCCGTGCTGCGCGCCAAGCCTGACGGGGCGGGGAAACTACTGGCGCAATGTCTTGATCATCAAGATTCGCGAATTGTGGCCGACGCACTAAATACGCTCGCGCGGCTGCGTTTGAAGGACGGGAATGACAAGGCGCGCGAGTTGCTAAAGCACAACGATCCAATCGTGCGGGCGAACGCTGCGCGCCTGCTCGGCGCCATCGAAGACAAGCAGGCCTTCGACGCGCTGCTTGATCGCGCCCTGCATGATTCGGATTCGCGCGTCGGGATCAGCGCACTTCGCTCTTTGGCGAGCTTGAAAGATGCGCGCGCGGTGCAGCCTCTGCTCGAACGAGGTGAGTATCTCCTGAAACTCGAAAAGGTGAGCGGGCAGTTTGCGATTGAACCGCGGAATGAACTGCTGGAAATCGTGACGGTTCTCGGGCGTCTGCTGCCAAATAGCAATAACCAAACGGCGATTGATTTTCTAAAGCGATTGCGCCAGCTCACCGATAGCAATGCAGTTGAGGTTGAAGTCGCATTCGCGCGTGTCGCGCCCCAACAGTACGTGACCGAGCTGAACTCCGCGCGAAAGAACACAGCAAGCCTTGCCAGCGGCCTATCTGAGATCGCCACGATTGAGACGGGGATGGCGATTGTTGATATCGGCAATAAAGAGGCGGCCCGAGACTATATTTATCGCGCGCTTAGCTGTCCCCCCGCTCAACCGCGGCGACGCATCGCACCGTTACGAGTGCCCCCAGGGACGCTGCTGGGCGGTCAAAGATGCACTCCGGTGCAAAACATTTCCATTTCTGGATTTCTGCGCGCGTACGCGGCGTTCAAACCTGAGGACCTTCAGAAGACGATTTCAAGTCGGTTGCTTCATCAGGACGTAATCGTCCGTGCGACGGCAGCCGAGCTGCTCGGAGAACAACCGCCGGGCGAAGCGAACACTCGCGCGTTGATTGATGCGTTGCCGGTTGCGATGCGTGACGCGGACAACGATGCGGCGCTGGCGATTCTCGGGGCGCTCGCGAAACAGAAGAACAAAGAGGCGAATGACGCAATTAAGACGGCGTTGGATGCGAAAGATCATCTGCTGAGACGCCGGGCTGCGTCGCTGTTGAAGGCGAACGCGGTTGGTGATTTTTCGGATCGCATCGGGACGGTGCAAACAAAGAACACCGAAGCGGACTACCGGCGAGCGATTGCGCGCATCGGAAAGAAACCGACGGCCACTGTTGTGACCAGCAAAGGCTCGTTCACGATCGAGTTTTTGCCGGAAGACGCTCCGCTCAACGTGGATAATTTTCTTCAGCTTGCGAAGCGCGGTTACTTCAACGGACAGACGGTTCCGCGTGTCGTCGCGAATTTTGTCGTGCAGGCGGGCGACCCGCGCGGCGATCAAAACGGCGGCCCTGGCTACTCGATTCGCTGTGAAGTTAACGAAGTACCTTACGAACGCGCCTCGGTCGGGATGGCTTTGTCCGGTAAGGATACGGGCGGTTCGCAGTGGTTCGTCACGCACTCGCCGCAGCCCCATCTCGACGGTGGCTACACGGTGTTTGGCCGAGTCATCCGCGGAATGGAAGTTGTCGATCGGATCGCGCGCGGCGATCGAATCGTACGGGTAGTTGTTAATGAAAGATAG
- a CDS encoding polymer-forming cytoskeletal protein — MLRMGKNPNEEKSPTPTQPGADNYSQRAYAPYQPEQKAPEVPAAQRALSESETIAREIKDGTLSGFVGSGTAITGEATFKSLLRIDGKFSGRVASPSGTLIVGAGGVVDANIEVSIATIQGTVNGDIIATQRIELGRAGKLNGNIQTPSLMIEQGAVFEGSCKMIQQKAASEKPARVERKENVIDTPKPEVKAEAPKVASIAAAS; from the coding sequence ATGCTGAGGATGGGAAAGAACCCTAACGAAGAAAAGAGCCCGACCCCAACGCAACCCGGCGCGGACAATTACAGTCAGCGCGCATACGCACCGTATCAGCCTGAACAGAAAGCCCCCGAGGTCCCCGCGGCCCAAAGGGCTCTGAGCGAGAGCGAAACCATCGCTCGCGAGATTAAGGACGGCACCTTGAGCGGTTTTGTCGGCAGTGGCACAGCCATCACCGGCGAGGCTACGTTCAAATCGCTGTTGCGCATCGATGGCAAGTTTTCGGGACGCGTCGCGTCACCGAGCGGCACGTTGATAGTCGGCGCCGGTGGCGTTGTCGATGCGAACATCGAAGTATCCATCGCCACGATCCAGGGCACCGTTAATGGCGACATCATTGCCACGCAACGCATCGAACTCGGCCGCGCGGGAAAATTGAACGGCAACATTCAGACTCCGTCGCTGATGATTGAGCAGGGCGCTGTGTTTGAAGGAAGCTGCAAGATGATTCAGCAGAAGGCTGCATCCGAAAAGCCGGCCCGCGTCGAGCGCAAAGAGAACGTGATCGACACGCCCAAGCCCGAGGTCAAGGCTGAAGCGCCCAAAGTGGCGAGCATTGCCGCCGCGAGCTAA